One part of the Sphingopyxis sp. PAMC25046 genome encodes these proteins:
- a CDS encoding MbcA/ParS/Xre antitoxin family protein yields MLALQPVDTVPHAFRPDPITQEEASAMFRAVLNLFGKWELTDEQAATLLDMPVRSYRRWKADGAGRVSRDGAARLSNLMGIHKALRIIFSEAQRGYTWIKAGNAAFAGASALDVMLGGELTDIMRVRRYLDAERGAW; encoded by the coding sequence ATGTTGGCTTTGCAACCCGTTGATACCGTCCCCCACGCCTTCCGACCCGATCCTATAACTCAGGAGGAAGCATCGGCGATGTTTCGCGCCGTGCTAAACCTGTTCGGCAAATGGGAACTCACAGACGAGCAGGCAGCGACTCTGCTCGACATGCCGGTTCGCTCCTACCGGCGGTGGAAGGCTGATGGTGCGGGCCGTGTCTCGCGCGATGGTGCGGCACGGCTCTCCAACCTGATGGGTATTCACAAGGCGCTGAGGATCATCTTTTCAGAAGCCCAGCGTGGCTACACCTGGATCAAGGCAGGTAACGCCGCCTTTGCCGGAGCGAGTGCGCTCGATGTCATGCTTGGCGGCGAACTGACTGATATCATGCGGGTGCGTCGCTATCTTGATGCCGAACGTGGTGCCTGGTGA